The following coding sequences lie in one Spirosoma sp. KUDC1026 genomic window:
- a CDS encoding glycoside hydrolase family 65 protein yields MKHYLENNPWRIVENGFHREYNEITESLMSLGNGRMGQRGNFEEKFTGKTLQGNYVAGVYYPDKTRVGWWKNGYPEYFAKVLNAANWIGIDIDIEYESLDLNHCDVRDFHRELNMEEGYLERSFVAVLKSGKELRVNAKRFCSIVDDEAGAIRYAITPLNFDAKITITPYLDGAIRNRDANYDETFWDEVRKETAYGEAYIEMRTRKTGFHVATGMCVAIEQDGQRVDYQSQPIKYEKYVANRISLDCRQGQETAIFKYAVNLSSLNYDPDTIIQDAHKYIQRITRKGFDKMLFEQKQAWVDKWKTNDIVIDGDVEAQQGIRFNIFQLNQTYTGEDERLNIGPKGFTGEKYGGSTYWDTEAYCLPFYLATADQKVAKNLLVYRYKQLGKAIENAQKLGFTNGAALYPMVTMNGEECHNEWEITFEEIHRNGAIAYAIYDYVRYTGDEQYLVEYGLEVLLAISRFWSQRVNWSKEKQQYVMLGVTGPNEYENNVNNNWYTNYIAAWTLRYTLEAIDKVKDLNADRYIELVDRLQIRPDELTLAEQIIEKIHLPYDEDKAVFLQQEGFLDKDLMPVWDIPEGQRPINQNWSWDRILRSCFIKQADVLQGLYFFEDEFDTDTLRRNFDFYEPMTVHESSLSPCVHSIQASKLGMKEKAYEMYLRTARLDLDDYNNDTEDGCHITSMAGTWLAVVKGFGGMRVEKNQLVLNPYCPEHWQALSFKIRFRGAMLQVTTTQQDVTVANASATPITLLVHGQSVTVAGNSQQTIAAVAQSV; encoded by the coding sequence ATGAAGCATTATTTAGAAAATAATCCCTGGCGTATTGTCGAGAACGGCTTTCACCGGGAATACAACGAAATCACCGAAAGCCTGATGTCGCTCGGGAACGGTCGAATGGGTCAGCGGGGAAACTTCGAAGAGAAATTTACCGGCAAGACCCTGCAGGGAAATTACGTGGCCGGGGTATATTATCCAGACAAAACCCGCGTCGGCTGGTGGAAAAACGGTTATCCGGAGTATTTCGCGAAGGTATTGAATGCCGCCAACTGGATTGGTATCGACATCGACATCGAGTACGAATCGCTGGATCTGAATCACTGCGACGTGCGTGATTTCCACCGGGAGCTTAATATGGAGGAAGGCTACCTCGAACGCTCGTTCGTGGCCGTTCTGAAAAGCGGGAAAGAGCTTCGGGTAAATGCCAAGCGGTTCTGCTCTATCGTGGACGACGAAGCGGGAGCGATCCGGTACGCCATTACGCCCCTCAACTTCGACGCGAAGATTACCATCACGCCTTACCTCGATGGCGCCATCCGGAACCGCGACGCCAACTACGACGAAACGTTCTGGGACGAGGTGCGGAAAGAAACGGCTTACGGCGAAGCCTACATCGAAATGCGGACCCGGAAAACCGGTTTCCATGTTGCGACGGGCATGTGCGTTGCCATCGAGCAGGACGGGCAGCGGGTCGATTACCAATCGCAGCCTATCAAATACGAAAAATACGTTGCTAACCGAATCAGCCTGGATTGTCGGCAGGGACAGGAAACCGCTATTTTCAAGTACGCGGTAAATCTGTCGTCGCTGAACTACGATCCTGATACAATCATTCAGGACGCGCACAAATATATTCAGCGGATCACCCGCAAGGGGTTCGATAAGATGCTGTTTGAGCAGAAGCAGGCCTGGGTGGATAAATGGAAAACCAACGACATCGTCATCGACGGCGACGTTGAAGCGCAGCAGGGCATTCGGTTCAATATCTTCCAACTGAACCAGACCTATACCGGCGAAGACGAGCGGCTGAACATTGGGCCCAAAGGGTTTACCGGCGAAAAATACGGCGGTTCGACCTACTGGGATACCGAAGCGTACTGCCTGCCATTCTACCTGGCTACTGCCGACCAGAAAGTGGCGAAAAACCTGTTGGTGTACCGCTACAAACAACTCGGCAAAGCCATCGAAAACGCCCAGAAACTCGGCTTCACGAACGGAGCGGCTCTCTACCCGATGGTGACGATGAACGGCGAAGAGTGCCATAACGAGTGGGAAATCACCTTTGAAGAAATTCACCGGAACGGTGCCATCGCCTACGCCATTTACGACTACGTTCGTTACACCGGCGACGAGCAGTATCTGGTCGAGTATGGTCTGGAAGTGCTGCTGGCGATCAGCCGTTTCTGGAGCCAGCGCGTAAACTGGTCGAAGGAGAAACAACAGTACGTCATGCTGGGCGTTACCGGCCCGAACGAGTACGAGAACAACGTTAACAACAACTGGTACACCAATTACATTGCGGCCTGGACCCTGCGCTACACGCTTGAAGCCATCGATAAGGTGAAAGATCTAAATGCCGATCGCTACATCGAACTGGTTGATCGGCTTCAGATTCGTCCGGACGAGCTGACGCTGGCCGAGCAGATTATTGAGAAAATCCACTTGCCGTACGACGAGGATAAAGCCGTTTTCCTGCAACAGGAAGGCTTCCTGGATAAAGACCTGATGCCCGTCTGGGACATTCCGGAAGGGCAGCGGCCCATCAACCAGAACTGGTCGTGGGACCGGATTCTGCGGTCGTGCTTCATCAAACAGGCCGACGTACTGCAGGGATTATATTTCTTCGAGGACGAGTTCGATACCGACACGCTCCGGCGCAATTTCGATTTCTACGAGCCCATGACGGTGCATGAGTCGTCGCTGTCGCCCTGCGTGCACAGCATTCAGGCGTCGAAGCTGGGTATGAAAGAAAAAGCGTATGAGATGTACCTGCGCACGGCCCGGCTCGACCTGGACGATTACAACAACGATACTGAAGACGGCTGCCACATTACGTCGATGGCCGGTACCTGGCTGGCGGTGGTGAAAGGCTTTGGGGGTATGCGCGTTGAAAAAAACCAACTCGTTCTCAACCCCTACTGCCCCGAGCACTGGCAGGCGCTGTCGTTCAAGATTCGGTTCCGGGGGGCCATGCTGCAGGTAACCACCACGCAGCAGGACGTAACGGTAGCCAACGCATCGGCTACGCCCATTACGCTGCTGGTACACGGACAGTCGGTGACGGTAGCCGGTAACAGCCAGCAGACCATTGCGGCTGTAGCCCAGTCGGTCTAA
- a CDS encoding aconitate hydratase has product MAFDVDMIQRVYATMGERVEAARQVVGKPLTLSEKILYSHLFAGLPTEAFERGKTYVDFAPDRVAMQDATAQMALLQFMQAGRPQVAVPSTVHCDHLIQAEVGAETDLTAAKNKNKEVYDFLSSISDKYGIGFWKPGAGIIHQVVIENYAFPGGMMIGTDSHTPNAGGLGMIAIGVGGADACDVMAGLAWELKMPKLIGVKLTGKLSGWASAKDVILRVAGILTVKGGTGCIVEYFGEGAESLSATGKGTICNMGAEIGATTSIFAYDEKMGNYLRATSRAEIADAAEAVKANLRSDDEVYADPATYYDQLIEINLSELEPHINGPFTPDLAWPLSNFAKAIKENNWPEKLEVGLIGSCTNSSYEDMTRSASVAAQATAKNLKAKAEFTVTPGSELVRFTAERDGILDTFEEIGGVVLANACGPCIGQWARHMDDPSRKNSIITSFNRNFAKRNDGNASTHAFVASPEIVTAFAIAGDLTFNPMTDTLTNESGEQVMLDEPAGIEQPVKGYAVDDAGYQAPAEDGSGVEVIVSPTSDRLQLLAPFAAWEGTDLTGLKLLIKAKGKCTTDHISMAGPWLKYRGHLDNISNNMLIGAVNYFNDKTNTVKNQLTGEYGEVPAVQRAYKAAGIGSIAVGDENYGEGSSREHAAMEPRFLGVRAILVRSFARIHETNLKKQGMLALTFADPADYDKVQEDDTIAIKGLQEFAPGKPLTVELTHADGTTDEFSVNHTYNEGQIEWFKAGAALNIIRMKQNA; this is encoded by the coding sequence ATGGCTTTTGATGTCGATATGATTCAGCGCGTATATGCCACTATGGGCGAACGCGTCGAAGCAGCCCGTCAGGTCGTGGGAAAACCGCTCACCCTGTCGGAAAAAATTCTGTATAGTCACCTTTTTGCCGGTCTGCCAACCGAGGCATTCGAGCGGGGCAAAACGTACGTCGATTTTGCACCCGACCGGGTAGCCATGCAGGATGCAACGGCACAAATGGCTTTGTTACAGTTTATGCAGGCTGGGCGGCCCCAGGTTGCTGTTCCGTCGACGGTTCACTGCGATCACCTGATCCAGGCCGAAGTGGGTGCCGAAACGGACCTGACCGCAGCCAAAAACAAAAATAAAGAGGTGTACGACTTCCTGTCGTCGATCTCGGATAAATACGGTATCGGTTTCTGGAAACCCGGCGCTGGCATCATTCACCAGGTTGTTATCGAAAACTACGCCTTCCCCGGCGGCATGATGATCGGTACCGATTCGCACACGCCAAACGCGGGTGGATTGGGTATGATCGCAATCGGCGTTGGTGGGGCGGATGCCTGCGACGTAATGGCGGGGCTGGCCTGGGAGCTGAAAATGCCAAAACTGATCGGTGTGAAGCTGACAGGTAAACTCAGTGGCTGGGCATCGGCCAAAGACGTTATCCTGCGCGTAGCCGGTATCCTGACTGTAAAAGGTGGTACGGGCTGCATCGTCGAATATTTTGGCGAAGGAGCCGAAAGTCTGTCGGCAACGGGCAAAGGAACCATCTGTAACATGGGTGCCGAGATTGGAGCAACGACCTCGATTTTCGCATACGACGAGAAAATGGGCAACTACCTGCGGGCAACCAGCCGCGCCGAAATCGCTGACGCAGCCGAAGCTGTTAAAGCCAACCTACGCTCGGATGACGAAGTATATGCAGATCCCGCTACGTACTACGATCAACTGATTGAAATTAACCTGTCGGAACTGGAACCGCACATCAACGGTCCGTTCACGCCGGATCTGGCATGGCCGCTGTCGAATTTTGCCAAAGCGATAAAAGAAAACAACTGGCCCGAAAAACTGGAAGTTGGTCTGATCGGTTCCTGCACCAACTCCAGCTACGAAGACATGACCCGGTCGGCGTCGGTAGCGGCCCAGGCCACGGCAAAAAACCTGAAAGCAAAAGCCGAATTCACCGTAACGCCGGGCTCGGAACTGGTTCGGTTCACGGCCGAGCGCGATGGTATCCTTGATACGTTCGAAGAAATTGGTGGTGTGGTTCTGGCCAACGCCTGTGGTCCCTGCATTGGGCAATGGGCGCGGCACATGGACGACCCAAGCCGGAAAAACTCGATCATTACGTCGTTCAACCGGAACTTTGCGAAACGGAATGATGGTAACGCCAGCACCCACGCGTTTGTAGCATCGCCCGAGATTGTAACGGCTTTCGCCATTGCCGGTGACCTGACGTTCAACCCAATGACCGATACGCTGACCAACGAATCCGGTGAGCAGGTAATGCTCGACGAACCCGCTGGTATTGAGCAGCCCGTCAAAGGCTACGCCGTCGACGATGCCGGTTACCAGGCTCCTGCCGAAGATGGATCGGGTGTAGAAGTAATCGTTAGCCCGACGTCGGATCGTCTGCAGTTGCTGGCGCCGTTTGCCGCCTGGGAAGGTACCGATCTGACCGGTCTGAAACTGCTGATCAAAGCCAAAGGCAAATGCACAACCGACCACATCTCGATGGCTGGTCCGTGGCTGAAGTACCGTGGTCACCTCGACAATATTTCCAACAACATGTTGATCGGTGCGGTGAACTACTTCAACGACAAAACCAACACGGTAAAAAACCAGTTGACGGGTGAGTACGGTGAAGTTCCGGCCGTACAGCGCGCTTATAAAGCGGCTGGTATCGGTTCGATCGCTGTAGGTGATGAAAACTACGGCGAAGGATCATCGCGGGAGCATGCAGCTATGGAGCCACGTTTCCTGGGTGTTCGTGCTATTCTGGTACGTTCATTCGCCCGGATCCACGAAACCAACCTGAAAAAACAGGGCATGCTGGCGCTGACGTTTGCCGACCCTGCCGACTACGACAAGGTACAGGAAGACGACACGATTGCAATTAAAGGGCTCCAGGAGTTTGCTCCCGGAAAACCCCTGACCGTTGAACTGACGCACGCTGATGGTACGACGGATGAGTTCTCCGTGAACCATACGTACAATGAAGGACAGATTGAGTGGTTCAAAGCCGGTGCTGCTCTGAACATCATCCGCATGAAACAGAACGCGTAA
- a CDS encoding CHRD domain-containing protein: protein MIKKNVFLSALVLVLFGLTLTSCWDEENPTTVPSTTMFTATLNGANEKPTSTTSPATGMFMGSLNETTRVLSYTVTYSGFPASTTVIGAHLHRVIPNDAAGVNGVNPTPEIPFTTLTSPITGTTPALSAARVDSMKRGFYYANIHTNNYPSGAIRGNVTVR, encoded by the coding sequence ATGATCAAGAAAAACGTATTTCTATCAGCACTTGTACTCGTCCTTTTTGGGCTTACGCTGACATCTTGCTGGGACGAAGAAAACCCAACAACGGTGCCCTCGACAACCATGTTCACGGCCACCCTGAACGGTGCCAATGAAAAACCGACCTCAACGACCTCACCCGCGACGGGAATGTTCATGGGTTCGCTAAACGAGACAACCCGCGTATTGAGCTATACCGTTACGTATTCCGGTTTTCCGGCTTCAACCACGGTCATCGGCGCTCACCTGCACCGCGTTATTCCAAACGATGCAGCTGGTGTGAATGGCGTGAATCCAACGCCCGAGATTCCATTTACTACGTTAACGTCTCCTATCACGGGCACTACGCCAGCTCTCAGCGCGGCTCGTGTAGACAGCATGAAACGGGGCTTTTACTACGCAAACATTCATACGAATAACTACCCATCCGGGGCTATTCGGGGTAACGTGACAGTGCGCTAA
- a CDS encoding class I SAM-dependent methyltransferase, producing the protein MGFLRSVGGNFDGVAPLYDALSFLVFGRQLEQAQTAFLQPNARLSIPKGASVLVVGGGTGKILQPLLQNCQPDRVVYLDKSARMLARASQRMAETPLTGTVEFRLGDETALRSSERFDVLITPYLLDLFTETTLATQLLPKLGSVLAEGGYWLVTDFVRTGIWWHEALIWSMIRFFRFTAGIETRQLADWQKLMPAAGLRLKAFQSRMDGLISAELYRKSSIKKAA; encoded by the coding sequence ATGGGTTTTTTACGTTCTGTGGGCGGGAATTTTGATGGGGTGGCCCCCCTGTACGACGCGTTATCGTTTCTGGTGTTTGGCCGGCAATTGGAGCAGGCGCAGACTGCTTTTTTGCAACCGAACGCCCGGCTGTCAATTCCAAAAGGCGCATCGGTGTTAGTAGTGGGGGGCGGTACAGGCAAGATTCTACAACCACTCCTGCAAAACTGCCAGCCCGACCGGGTAGTGTACCTCGACAAGTCGGCCCGGATGCTGGCCCGAGCCAGTCAACGTATGGCCGAGACGCCCCTAACAGGCACTGTTGAGTTCCGGTTGGGCGACGAAACGGCGCTTCGATCCAGTGAGCGTTTTGACGTACTGATTACCCCCTATTTGCTGGACTTATTCACCGAAACCACACTGGCTACGCAGCTGCTGCCGAAATTAGGCAGTGTACTGGCTGAAGGCGGCTATTGGTTGGTGACCGATTTTGTCCGGACGGGTATCTGGTGGCACGAAGCACTGATCTGGTCAATGATTCGTTTTTTTCGATTCACGGCTGGTATTGAAACCCGCCAACTGGCCGACTGGCAAAAATTAATGCCAGCAGCCGGGCTGCGCCTGAAGGCGTTCCAGTCCCGGATGGATGGCCTGATATCAGCCGAACTATACCGGAAATCGTCAATAAAAAAGGCTGCCTGA